A stretch of Argiope bruennichi chromosome 10, qqArgBrue1.1, whole genome shotgun sequence DNA encodes these proteins:
- the LOC129989225 gene encoding uncharacterized protein LOC129989225, translated as MELNDESTEDFLRMQGRHWNLHNHSEGSRCELARNIPFRERRRDDAQANKQNLKMNVQYGTVSKNINFSLPRCLLFRETGMTSQTDFSNQVMKLKLKQLKLVSCSRVDFSDYVNCYYVKGFRKDLLGAWSYHEYSATLLKSISFQYANSDSKNNKLQSSVTDIYCADIVTLPSYKVFDLCGLSCGEQDYVLYVANSYSRHKNIAHLARIGVNEWGDLQDDIVRRFEHKEILWSCSWNNFRQRFAIGADRGFYLHDYESFSKKIDLPKGQPYSLDFNKDGNMLYCGLHNGDLLCFDLRVEPKVPSLTVPLSKNISNIKLLSDEQTVIASGFNSVLFNVDLRTKKAVFQYPNHFSCYKKLIFSLSESLNVLCASGEDNITRLWSLKDGKLLHTLSLPNKDYCGQINSFFEAEGRRIFVHILLGDSIHTYETLEDESEDKQVLQLSARPLY; from the exons atggaattaaatgatGAATCGACCGAAGACTTTTTGCGGATGCAAGGCCGGCATTGGAATTTACACAATCATTCAGAAGGTTCTCGATGTGAATTAGCGCGTAATATTCCTTTTCGTGAAAGACGCCGAGATGATGCACAGGCGAacaaacaaaatcttaaaatgaatgtTCAATATGGTActgtatcaaaaaatattaatttttcccttCCCAGATGTCTACTTTTTCGAGAAACTGGGATGACTTCACAAACCGATTTTAGTAATCAAGTTATGAAACTGAAATTGAAACAGTTAAAGCTAGTGAGCTGTAGTAGAGTTGATTTTTCTGATTATGTTAATTGCTATTATGTCAAAGGATTTAGAAAAGATTTGCTAGGAGCTTGGTCATATCATGAATATTCAGCAACTCTTCTCAAATCAATATCATTTCAATATGCTAATTCAGATTCCAAAAACAACAAGTTGCAGTCTAGTGTTACTGATATCTATTGCGCTGACATTGTAACTTTACCCAGTTATAAAGTATTTGATCTATGTGGACTTTCTTGTGGTGAACAGGATTATGTTTTATATGTTGCTAATTCATATTCAAGGCATAAAAATATAGCCCATTTGGCTCGAATTGGTGTGAATGAATGGGGCGATCTGCAAGATGATATCGTTCGACGATTtgaacataaagaaatattatggAGTTGTTCATGGAACAATTTTAGGCAGCGGTTTGCCATTGGTGCTGATAGAGGCTTCTATCTGCATGATtatgaaagtttttcaaaaaagattGATCTTCCTAAAGGTCAACCATATTCTTTAGATTTCAATAAAGATGGAAATATGTTATATTGTGGTCTTCACAATGGCGATCTTCTTTGCTTTGATCTTCGAGTTGAGCCTAAAGTTCCTTCTCTGACAGTTcctttatcaaaaaatatctcCAACATCAAACTTCTCTCTGATGAACAAACCGTGATAGCAAGTGGTTTCAACagtgttttatttaat gTTGATCTTCGTACTAAGAAAGCTGTGTTTCAGTATCCAAATCATTTTAGCTGTTACAAAAAGCTAATATTTAGTTTAAGTGAATCTCTAAATGTATTGTGTGCTTCTGGAGAGGATAATATCACCAGATTATGGTCCTTGAAAGATGGAAAGCTTTTACATACCCTTTCCTTACCAAACAAGGACTATTGTGGtcagattaattctttctttgAAGCAGAAGGTAGGAGAATATTTGTTCACATACTACTTGGGGATTCTATACATACATATGAAACTTTGGAAGATGAGAGTGAAGATAAACAAGTTTTACAACTCAGTGCCCGACCTCTCTACTAG
- the LOC129987432 gene encoding zinc finger protein 723-like — translation METKIKSYNCEVCGKEFNKNDRLKLHLRIHTKEKPFSCEICGIAFNQKSNLSTHVRVHTKEKPYNCEVCGKLFYQSGSLKEHLTIHTKETPYACEICGKAFRLTKHLKAHFNIHTTEKPFTCEVCGKAFNQKSNLIVHLRIHTKEKPYDCEVCGKVFSQSGSLKEHSIIHTTLKPFECEKCGKSFGLARLLKRHLIIHMTEKPHSCEICGKMFTENGSLKKHLRIHTKEKPYGCEICGKSFRVISHLKRHLHIHTKEKPFACEICGKSFNQKNNLSAHLHIHSKEKPYVCEICGKVFTQKGSLNKHSMTHTT, via the coding sequence ATGGaaacgaaaataaaatcatacaacTGTGAAGTGTGCGGTAAAGAGTTCAATAAGAATGAcagattaaaattacatttacgtattcatacaaaagaaaagcctTTTTCTTGTGAAATTTGTGGTATAGCGTttaatcaaaaaagtaatttaagtaCCCATGTACGAGTTCATACAAAAGAGAAGCCTTATAATTGTGAAGTCTGTGGTAAATTATTCTATCAAAGTGGCagtttaaaagaacatttaactattcatacaaaagaaacaCCTTATGCTTGTGAAATTTGCGGTAAAGCGTTTAGACTAACCAAACATTTAAAAGCACATTTCAATATTCATACGACAGAAAAGCCTTTTACTTGTGAAGTCTGCGGTAAAGcatttaatcagaaaagtaatttaatcGTCCATTTGCGGATTCATACGAAAGAAAAACCGTATGATTGTGAAGTCTGTGGTAAAGTATTCTCTCAAAGTGGCAGTTTAAAAGAACATTCAATTATTCATACGACATTAAAACCTTTTGAATGTGAAAAATGTGGTAAATCGTTTGGACTAGCCAGgctattaaaaagacatttaattattcatatgacAGAAAAGCCTCATAGTTGTGAAATCTGCGGTAAAATGTTCACTGAGAATggcagtttaaaaaaacatttgcgtATACATACGAAAGAAAAGCCATACGGTTGTGAAATATGCGGTAAATCGTTCAGAGTAATCAGTCATTTAAAAAGACACTTACATATTCAcacaaaagaaaaaccttttgCTTGTGAAATTTGCGGAAAATcgtttaatcaaaaaaataatttaagcgcCCATTTACATATCCATTCAAAAGAAAAGCCTTATGTTTGTGAAATCTGTGGTAAAGTTTTCACTCAAAAAGGCagtttaaataaacattcaatGACTCATACGACTTGA